A stretch of the Papaver somniferum cultivar HN1 chromosome 6, ASM357369v1, whole genome shotgun sequence genome encodes the following:
- the LOC113286906 gene encoding low affinity sulfate transporter 3-like, whose translation MGSSSVNDPYIMEEGGQQLDHVIGERSRMLLNAPDPPGLCSEFGSSIKEIVNLPNGNKSYSGKKKPEVKQHVGSLLRGLFPILSWGRIYTLSKFKSDLMSGLTLASLSIPQSIGYANLAKLDPQYGLYTNVVPPLIYALMGSSREIAIGPVAVVSLLLSSMVQKIIDPVEDPAGYKRFVFTVTLFAGTFQAAFGLLRLGFLIDFLSHSAIVGFMGGAAIVIGLQQLKGLLGFTHFTNNTDVISVVRAVWRSFHDPWSPLNFILGCSFLIFILFARFLGRRNKKLFWLPAIAPLVSVILSTLIVYLTRADKHGVRIVKHINKGLNPSSAKELQFTGPHVGEAAKTGLICAIIALTEAIAVGRSFAAIKGYHIDGNKEMVAIGFTNILGSLTSCYVATGSFSRTAVNFSAGCETAISNVVMALTVILALEFLTRLLYYTPTAILASIILSALPGLIDINGARNIYKIDKYDFLACFGTFLGVLFASVEIGLLIAVTISFSRIILNSIRPGINNLGQLPGTNNFCSTSQFPMAIKIPGVLILRVESSYLGFANANYIRERILRWVTEEQENEGSKENARTLQVLVLDMSNVLNIDTSGLHALEELHKELVSFDLQLVIASPTWKVMHKMKISKVVDIIGSGWTFLTVSEAVDACIGSKMVNSLP comes from the exons atggggtCATCTTCAGTTAATGATCCTTACATTATGGAAGAAGGAGGACAACAGCTTGATCATGTTATCGGTGAACGATCAAGAATGTTGCTTAATGCTCCTGACCCGCCGGGTTTGTGTTCAGAGTTTGGTAGTTCGATAAAAGAGATTGTTAACTTGCCTAATGGTAACAAGTCTTATAGTGGTAAGAAGAAACCAGAAGTTAAACAGCACGTTGGTTCGCTTTTACGTGGGCTGTTTCCGATACTTAGTTGGGGAAGGATTTATACGTTATCGAAGTTTAAAAGCGATTTGATGTCGGGTTTAACTCTAGCAAGTTTAAGTATTCCACAG AGTATTGGTTATGCAAATTTGGCGAAGCTCGATCCTCAATATGGTCTAT ATACAAATGTTGTTCCACCGTTGATTTACGCACTAATGGGGAGTTCGAGAGAGATAGCGATCGGACCGGTTGCGGTCGTTTCGCTCTTATTGTCATCCATGGTACAGAAAATAATTGATCCAGTAGAGGATCCAGCTGGTTACAAAAGATTTGTTTTCACTGTAACTCTTTTTGCTGGTACATTTCAAGCTGCTTTCGGATTGTTAAG GTTGGGTTTTTTGATAGATTTTCTTTCACATTCTGCTATTGTTGGGTTCATGGGAGGTGCAGCTATAGTTATCGGCTTGCAGCAACTGAAAGGACTGCTTGGATTCACTCACTTCACCAATAATACTGATGTTATCTCTGTCGTTCGTGCAGTTTGGCGATCATTTCATGATCCG TGGAGTCCTCTTAACTTTATCCTGGGTTGCTCATTTCTGATTTTCATCTTATTTGCAAGATTTTTG GGTAGGAGGAACAAAAAACTATTCTGGTTACCAGCCATTGCGCCACTCGTATCTGTAATTTTATCAACTCTCATAGTTTATCTAACGAGAGCTGATAAACATGGAGTTCGCATAGTAAAACATATCAATAAAGGGTTGAATCCAAGTTCAGCAAAAGAATTACAGTTCACTGGCCCTCATGTTGGAGAGGCGGCAAAAACCGGGTTAATATGCGCTATCATCGCTCTCACC GAAGCAATTGCTGTTGGCCGATCTTTCGCGGCCATTAAAGGCTACCATATTGATGGGAACAAAGAAATGGTTGCAATAGGCTTCACAAACATTTTAGGATCCTTAACTTCTTGCTATGTTGCAACAG GTTCATTCTCAAGAACGGCCGTAAATTTTAGCGCTGGCTGCGAAACAGCTATATCCAATGTTGTTATGGCGCTTACAGTGATCTTAGCACTGGAGTTTCTTACGAGGCTTTTATATTACACTCCTACTGCCATTCTTGCTTCAATCATTCTATCTGCTTTACCCGGACTGATCGATATTAACGGAGCTCGTAATATCTATAAAATTGATAAATATGACTTTCTTGCTTGCTTTGGAACATTCCTTGGAGTCTTATTTGCATCGGTGGAAATTGGTCTTCTCATTGCG GTAACTATATCATTTTCGAGGATCATACTGAACTCCATTCGCCCCGGAATCAACAATCTAGGACAACTCCCCGGAACCAATAATTTCTGCAGCACAAGTCAGTTTCCAATGGCCATTAAAATCCCTGGTGTCTTGATACTCCGAGTTGAATCCTCGTATCTTGGTTTCGCCAATGCAAATTATATCAGAGAAAG GATTCTAAGATGGGTAACAGAAGAACAAGAAAATGAAGGTTCAAAGGAAAATGCAAGGACTCTGCAAGTACTAGTACTAGACATGTCCA ATGTGCTGAACATAGACACCTCCGGGCTCCATGCATTAGAAGAATTACACAAggagctagtttcatttgatttgcAG TTGGTAATAGCAAGCCCTACATGGAAAGTAATGCACAAGATGAAGATATCAAAGGTTGTGGACATAATTGGAAGTGGATGGACTTTTCTTACAGTTAGTGAAGCTGTGGATGCATGTATTGGCTCTAAGATGGTTAATAGTCTTCCTTAA
- the LOC113286907 gene encoding uncharacterized protein LOC113286907 has product MGDGGCRPLGFLIGLPFALIALVLSLVGAVIWVLGSVLSCICPCCICCAGIANFAVSLVKLPFSIIRWFIDQIPC; this is encoded by the exons ATGGGGGATGGTGGTTGTAGACCTTTGGGTTTCTTGATTGGACTTCCGTTTGCTCTGATTGCGTTGGTTCTATCTCTTGTTGGTGCTGTTATTTGGGTCCTTGG GAGCGTATTGAGTTGTATATGCCCATGCTGCATATGTTGTGCTGGAATTGCTAACTTTGCTGTATCACTCGTCAAACTTCCGTTCAGTATCATCAGATGGTTCATTGATCAGATCCCTTGTTAA